Proteins from a single region of Chromobacterium sp. ATCC 53434:
- a CDS encoding YggS family pyridoxal phosphate-dependent enzyme, which translates to MTDSLSARLEQLRARLAAACAAAGRPRDAVALLAVSKTFPAADVRAAHGCGLSAFGENYVQELQQKSEALADLAIEWHFIGPLQSNKTRIVAERAHWAHSIDRLKIAERLSVQRPDDLPALNVCVQVNVSGEDSKSGCAPEEAAALARAVAALPRLRLRGLMCVPEPTEDAARLAAQFAGLRRLQQALQAEGLPLDTLSMGMSADLELAVAEGATVVRVGSAIFGRRDYRQ; encoded by the coding sequence ATGACAGATTCCCTTTCCGCTCGCCTCGAACAGCTTCGCGCGCGTCTGGCGGCAGCCTGCGCCGCCGCCGGCCGGCCGCGGGACGCGGTCGCCTTGCTGGCGGTCAGCAAGACTTTCCCCGCCGCCGACGTGCGCGCCGCCCACGGCTGCGGTCTCAGCGCCTTCGGCGAGAACTATGTGCAGGAGTTGCAGCAGAAAAGCGAAGCGCTGGCCGACCTGGCGATAGAATGGCACTTCATCGGCCCCTTGCAGTCGAACAAGACCCGTATTGTCGCCGAGCGCGCGCACTGGGCGCATTCGATAGACCGGCTGAAGATCGCCGAGCGGCTGTCGGTGCAGCGCCCGGACGATCTGCCGGCGCTGAATGTCTGCGTGCAGGTCAATGTGTCCGGGGAGGACAGCAAGAGCGGCTGCGCGCCGGAGGAGGCCGCGGCGCTGGCGCGCGCGGTGGCGGCGCTGCCGCGTCTCAGGCTGCGCGGGCTGATGTGCGTGCCGGAGCCGACCGAGGACGCGGCGCGGCTGGCGGCGCAGTTCGCCGGCCTGCGCCGCTTGCAGCAGGCGCTGCAGGCCGAGGGCCTGCCGCTGGACACGCTGTCGATGGGCATGTCGGCCGATCTGGAACTGGCGGTGGCGGAAGGCGCCACCGTGGTGCGGGTGGGTTCGGCCATCTTCGGCCGGCGCGATTACCGGCAATAA